The genome window TTACTTTTTTGTAAGGATTAAAATTGATATCTTTGACACTCCATTATCTAGTTTATGTAAAAAAAACTAATAACTCAAACTTGATCATGTAAAATCGTCTAAGTCTTGTGAAAACAAGTGCTCCCATAAGGAAATTTAGTAAACCTAATCTTTGACGTAATATAATTCTAGTATTACTGCTCTAGTATTTTTAGTCATAGATGGCAATTTGTTTGGAGTACATGATACATTTTACAGATTAATTATCAAGCTGTTAAATTTTGTATTAGTATCTAATGTAGCAGTAAGATGTGACAGATCAAGTTAATCCTTTTTTTCAATAGAAAGACTTGTATCTAATCGTCTAGTCAAATTGTTCCGTTCTCCTTCCTTTTTTCTTTAGGTATTTGAGGACAATTTTCCTAACAAAGCAATCTTATTCTATCTTTtctcattacatgcattactacCTTCTTTATTTTGAGCATTATTCAAAAAATTACGCTCTATGTTGCACGGACTCTCCAAAATGCTATCGTACGCATATCAGATCTTCCAAGACACATATCCAGTGAATATTTTCGGAGAGTCCGAGTAACATAGCTTTGACTACATTGCTTCGTTATATTCAGATACTACAAAAAgaataaaagaacaaaaaaacaTATTGCCTAACATATAAATGACAAATTATCCaatccttttgttttttgttttgtttcttttCTCATTTGGTTTTCCTTCTTTTCTGCTAAATAAAACACGAACATTTTATCTCATGATTCCATACATTGTTGCTCAAAGATCCAAAAGGTACTGTACTAGTAATACACATATGCAACACATGAAAGTGCAAAAATAACTGACTGAACTACAGTGGAGCTAGGAATCTTGCCCTTGTCTTGCCTAAAGAAGAGAGCATTGTATAAAGGCAAGTTAATCAAAACCAGAAACCCACACAACAATATTTGCAAAGCCATAGTTTCAAATGCATATTTCAATCCCACTTCTCTGGTTATGATCAGTTCTTTCACTAATCCCACAAGGCAAAACAGATTGAGCATTGCCAATGTTGACAAAATGGTAAGCATAGGTGAAGCACTTCCAAATTCCATTTTCTCTTGCTTGTATCTCAACAAAACATCCTCATCAGACACTTTTGGAGTGACTATGAATGTTGAATTGGAAGAACCAAATAACTTCAACATGACATCAAGAAAGGCAAAGATGTAAGAGCTTGTTCTCTTGTAAAGCCACATTCTTAGTTCATTCCACGATCCCAAAATCGTTCCACCACTCCAGAGAAACTCAGCAGAACTACATATTAGTTCCGCGATTATCACATAAGCAAATGGCAAAAACCATTTGCTGGAAACCTTCATAAGATCAGAAGGAGAATTTGTCAATTTCTTTTGAAGGCCAGTAATTTGCTTACCATGTGCTTTTAGTGCTACTTATAACCCCTTTGTGCCAGTTATTACTAAAAAATTGCATTTCGTTCTGTAAAGCCTATTTGTTCCTTATTTTTACGTACCAAACCATAACGGATAGTAAATTTTAGTAGAATGAGATCAGCTGTTGTATGTATAATTTGTCAACAGTATCATTACCTCTAATGAGATCACTTCAATTTCGACACATATATAGTAAGGTTTTTTAAGTCGAATTCTGCTATTTATTGACTCAAGGGGGCTATGATATTTTTCCCGAGCTATCAACTTGTAGAGAAATCCAAGACTGGAACTATTGATGATTCTTCATTAGCTCTAAAGTAAGATGAATTCACACCAAGCAGAAACATAATAAgtttctaatttccagaatcgtcTTAGATAAACCAATAGGATTCAATTTCTTTTTTCCATTTTCCCTCCAATTTAAAATGCATTATAGGGAGAAAGACCAGAAACTCTACACTGAATGTGGCTCATAACCATTACTGGTGCAGTCACATATTACACAAGACTGACATGAAAGCTTATGTATGATATTGTCAGAAAAATGTGATGATTAAGGGAGACAAATACCTGTGGAAACAAGGAAATTCCTTTGAGTAGATAAAGGGAAGGGACGATAGAGTAGTAGAGAGTCGCCACGCAATTAGGAGACCAGAGGCAGTAAGTGAGATACCCCAGCAGAAGGCCAGGATTGAGCTTTCCAAGTCCATACCAAGCTGGGCTGTACTTTGATAACAGAATCATTAGATCGCCCTCGGACCATCTCTTGTGCTGCACCAGTGTCTGATCCAAAGTAGTTGCAGTAACCCCTAAAAATCCCTTCCTTTCTGGTTTATAATAAACAGATCTCCAACCTTTGCACTGAATTGTCAACCCGGTCAATACATCTTCAACTGGGCATCCGTACTTCAAACCAATCTGCCATGTCAATAAAGTTCACAATGAGTCAGTTGTTGAAGTGTGCGACCATCTCATCTAAATTTTAAGCTTTTAGAGATAGCATTATATTGTTTACTTAATCATGTCTTCAACTTCAGTTTGGACAATTACAAAATTGAAAAGGAGATAAACATACCTCATTTCCCCATTGAGTATTTTCCTCATACGTGGAACTAGCTAATATTTCTAGTCTTTCTTCCAACTCGTGCACATTTTCTTCCGTTTTTCCAGGACGTGCACTCTTCAAATCAATCCGAGCATCCTTGCTAAACTCTCTACCACAAAGGGTGTCTCTCCTATGAAAGCAGCCGGTTCCAGTATACAAAGGGCCTCCATTACCATCCATACCATGGAATTCCACCTTAATTTGATGTAAATAATGGAGAAGAAAAATTCATTTAACGACACTAGCATGATTTTGTCAACACACATTGAATGATTCAGGAGATGAACAAAAATGTGAGATGTACTGACCCCATCAATTACTCTTAGAGAACCATAAAGCTCATTTTTAGTGGTATTTTCGAATGACTGTGGAAACTGCACAAATGCAATTCCATGACTTCGTTCTTCATCCATAAAGAAGCAAAGAGCATCTTGAATTGAGTTTGAGTTGTTTGAGTACATATCACAATCTACATTTAGAATTATTGGCCCATTGCTGATCTCTGAGGACACCCTGATCTGAAAGTTTTGGCACAAAATTTTCCACATTATTCTCCAAGATTTCATGAAGAAACAAAAAAATCTTACTCACTTATGTGATGACAAATTGGTATTAAACATACCAATGCGTTCATTGCCCCAGCTTTGAAATTATGGAAGTGCTGTGGACGCTTCTCCCGAGCCAAGTAGACCAAAGTTGGCAGTGTTACCCCGTCAACGTCCTTTGTCTCTTTATCTCTGCTGTCAATTAGTATCTGGTTTGATAACGAAAGAAGAAATAGACAAGATTAGACAACTAAAGTTACATGAATTTGAACCTGTAGGTGATAGTTCAGCTTGTCAACATGTGTCCTAGCATTAGCTAAGATGATAAATTGGCTCGGAAGAAAAGAAACGAGAACTACTCCTGGCTAGCAACACTAATTTTGATAATTTATTCCTTTCCTTTCCTACCTGCAAGATGGCAGCATGATTTCCCTTAGATGAATATAAATCCCATTTGGAGAATgctgtatgttctagttttgcctGTTCTGGGATTGCTCCAGCCTTGCATGCAACTTCAATTCTGTTTGCCATGCCCTCATATAATTTCTACAGCAGTAAGAACAAAAGATTTACTGATTTCACCTACTAACTGGCTAGTAGTGAGATTTATGCTTGAAATTTACTTGACATTAAACAGTTTTATGGTAAAGAATAGTACAGATTGTCACTCGTGTAACAGTTCTGCATATAGTGGACAGTTATTTAATTGGATGAAACTAGATTAACACTTTTTACAGAGCGAGCACTACATTGTGAGATGCAGCCTCATCATCAAGTAGTTGGTAATgggaattaaaaagaaaaaagaagtatACACGACCCCTTTAAGGTGGTTAGCAGACATCATTCACCTACTTTGTTGTATTTGTTATTTCAATAATTGAGAAGTTTAGCAACGTAATCATTTGGTTCAATAACTTCCAATGAAACAAAACAATGCTTTTAACACTTTCATCCTATCGGACAGTGAAGAACAGGCAAAGCCTGAAACTGCTATTGCTGAAAATAAGATAAAAACTACTCAAATGTTTTATGGTGTTGTTTGACTAAGCCCGTCGTTTAAGAAAGAAAAGCCAAAAGTACCTTAAAAACTCGTAATCGGCTATAAGAGCATGCCGCTAAGGGTAATATGAGAAGTTTAAACTTGAAAAGCTTTCGACTATTCTTCTTGTAACAGATTAAATAAAAACAATGTCATATCAAATGGAGCATATGGAATACCTTTATTTCGGAAAAATGTGCATCAGATGCAGACTGAGACGTAAAATAGGCAGCTGGGGATCTTGGGTCAACATTGAATTTCTTACAATAGGGAAGCCAATACTTTGAGAAGCGAGAAGCCTCTAGCAAGGCATAAAAGGTAAGCTCAGAGCCAGCATCATCTGAGAGATAAACACTAAGTTTTTCTGGTGGATAATTGTAAGACATGACTGATAAAACCGTATTGATCACCATAATTGGTGGCTCTATTGCAGGGTCAGCTGTGCACACAAATACATCTACTCTTGGCAACTCATTTCCATACCTGTTTCATGGACAACAGTAGTAAATAAAGTCATGATTTCTCTAACtatttaaataaatataattacTGTGTTTTCTCTAGCAATTTAAACATTTGGATAGTAAAGTATTATCCGTACCTTTGTAAGAGCCTGTCTCTAAATGTGTGACGATGAGTTCTGTTCCAACGAAGAGATTGAGTGAGGAGCCAGTAAATCCCGAACCATAGTTCAGCGCCAAACATTCCAATCCAACCCAATCTGCCATTTTCGCCTGGTTTTGGTATGTTACATAATCTGTAACTCCAAATCAAGATGATGCCACAAAGCAGAGAAGTGGCAAATAGCCTATATAGTATCCTGCCCTTTTCCTTCTTGGTCTCGAACAAAGGCTCATATTGTGCCTTTCCCATATATATCTCTTTTTCTAGATATTTCTCATACACTTTTGAGTCTGTCTTCTGAGGATTCTCTTCTTctctatataatatatatactactaGTTTCTCGTGTACTTGTTTTCTTCCTAATGTAATTTTGTAGTGACGTTTTACTGACTACTGCAGGAATTCAACAACGGCAACTGAAGATGAAacttttatttataattaaatcCTAAGAAGATAAATCATGAAAGGAGTGGCGGGGTAGGGAGCTCTGCCAAAGCTGGCCAGTAGtttactcacaaaatttcaacaAATTCAAAGAAATGGGCAACTtgaaattaaaaattaatatctGGTTGGGGCCTCCATGTGACCCCATGATTGATGGTCGTGGTCTCGTGGACTAACAAGTTAGGAGAAAGTTGAAGAGAATAAGCTCTAAAATCTGTAAATATCGTGAAGTAAACAGTTATGAAAGTAAAAAAAAAGGGGTGAATTGTAACCAAATTAAAAACTGGCAAGACTCATGAGAGAATTAGTGGACTTCATTGTATAGCAGGTTTGATTTGCAGTGAAAATAAATTGCGTGTAATTTAAAAGCTGAGAACACAAAAGTTTTATACTAGTTCAATATCGGTGTGGTACCTACATCCCGCTCctttgggtcacaagggttctcttagatGTTCAATAGTTCGTTACATCACTAGTGGTTTTTGGATCGTTTACCACCAACGATTTTCAGCAACAATATTTTCAAGCTTGACacaactttttttttatttcctaATACTTCCTATCTTTTGAGAAACTTGTAAACTCAGGAATACGGTGTTTGTGCTAAGAACTAGAAAGGTATAAAAACAGTGATTTGTTGCGTAATCGATTTCTTGAGTCTGTCAGTCTTCCTATACGAGAGTCTTGTGATCATGCCACCTCCTTATTTTTGAGTTAGCTATTGCAAATTGACCCTTGATTGAGGCACAGAATATTCTAAGAGTTTTGACGCAAGGAGTGCCTCAGAATCCTGCTCAATAGATGGGTTGGATTCACTAATTTCCTTCCTTTCTGCATTCACAATCAAGGGAGTGATTTGTGACTTGACTTGATCGATCAATCCTCAAAACTATCAGATTTCGTTTACCAAATCGATCCTTGAAGTAAGGACTGTCTTCCTATAGCGACTACACTTGATCTTGCTTCCTTTTTGATGGCCTTGACATCCTTTGATTTAGCATTGTCCTCGGTGCACTTAATCTTGTTTCCTATTTTATGTCCTTGACATCTTAACTTCCTTTGATTGAGCATTGTCCTCCTAATTTCCTGCAATCAAATAGATACAATTAGATTTGCActattgtcatcattgaaacttgAGTGTAACAAGTTATGCATGtgattgtttgaccaaaaaatatagatcttggttcaagtaattaaatttatGTGAACAAGGGTTAATCTTAGCTAATAATAATATCCTTAGATGAGATTTTTTTAAAGTTGTGTAATGAATTTC of Nicotiana tomentosiformis chromosome 7, ASM39032v3, whole genome shotgun sequence contains these proteins:
- the LOC104100737 gene encoding cellulose synthase-like protein E1 isoform X2, translated to MGKAQYEPLFETKKEKGRILYRLFATSLLCGIILIWSYRLCNIPKPGENGRLGWIGMFGAELWFGIYWLLTQSLRWNRTHRHTFRDRLLQRYGNELPRVDVFVCTADPAIEPPIMVINTVLSVMSYNYPPEKLSVYLSDDAGSELTFYALLEASRFSKYWLPYCKKFNVDPRSPAAYFTSQSASDAHFSEIKKLYEGMANRIEVACKAGAIPEQAKLEHTAFSKWDLYSSKGNHAAILQILIDSRDKETKDVDGVTLPTLVYLAREKRPQHFHNFKAGAMNALIRVSSEISNGPIILNVDCDMYSNNSNSIQDALCFFMDEERSHGIAFVQFPQSFENTTKNELYGSLRVIDGVEFHGMDGNGGPLYTGTGCFHRRDTLCGREFSKDARIDLKSARPGKTEENVHELEERLEILASSTYEENTQWGNEIGLKYGCPVEDVLTGLTIQCKGWRSVYYKPERKGFLGVTATTLDQTLVQHKRWSEGDLMILLSKYSPAWYGLGKLNPGLLLGYLTYCLWSPNCVATLYYSIVPSLYLLKGISLFPQVSSKWFLPFAYVIIAELICSSAEFLWSGGTILGSWNELRMWLYKRTSSYIFAFLDVMLKLFGSSNSTFIVTPKVSDEDVLLRYKQEKMEFGSASPMLTILSTLAMLNLFCLVGLVKELIITREVGLKYAFETMALQILLCGFLVLINLPLYNALFFRQDKGKIPSSTVMRIGSSEIWILISLLVVAWSSRGALGIRFVIDREECFSHKVEMGESVHFSFVVIKSEGSWHYSEEGVDLVVKGPSGEQIHDFRDKISEKTEFVAHHEGVYRFCFTNKSPYHETIDFDLHAAHFVYHDEHAKDEHFKPLFEHIGKLEEALYNIQFEQHWLEAQTDRQAIVNEGMSKRAVYKALFESSALICVSVLQVFLLKHLFERKLGQSRV